A genomic segment from Deinococcus sp. YIM 77859 encodes:
- a CDS encoding alpha-amylase family protein: MLEDVLTSELAAQVRGAFDDDRDAQTFLLRLERYGEDLAESLQAVYGDWGGALQERLVEVLLHAFHARPADLRRLDEARLLRPDWLQRPEMVGYVAYADRFAGTLRGVGEHLDYLEGLGVKYLHLMPLLKPRAGENDGGYAVQDYRAVRPDLGTMDDLSALAQALRGRGISLVLDLVLNHVAREHEWAEKARAGDPKYRAYFHIFPDRRGPDAYEATLPEIFPDFAPGNFSWDEEARGWVWTTFNRYQWDLNWANPDVFLEFVDLILSLANRGVEVFRLDAVAFLWKRLGTDCQNQPEVHHLIRALRAAARIVAPAVAFKAEAIVAPSDLLHYLGRGVHHGKVSDMAYHNSLMVQLWSSLASRRTRLFEEALRAFPPKPTNTTWGLYVRCHDDIGWAVSDEDAARAGLSGAAHRHFLSDFYSGQFPGSFARGLVFQHNPATGDRRISGSAASLAGLEAALESGDAGRIEDAVGRLLLLHTVIFGFGGVPLLYMGDELALLNDSTFPEVPEHAPDNRWVHRPRMDWALAERARQEPFSPAGRVNAGLRHLVQVRRQLPHLHASIESQVLPSPDERTLLLRRDHPLGALVQVYNFSEETVMLPSYVLRDVLGDEAHDRLSGSVLRLDGPTVRLTGYRALWLTAGKSPA, translated from the coding sequence ATGCTGGAAGACGTGCTCACTTCTGAACTGGCGGCGCAGGTGCGGGGCGCTTTTGACGACGACCGTGATGCTCAGACGTTTCTGCTGCGGCTGGAGCGCTATGGAGAGGACCTGGCGGAGAGCTTGCAAGCGGTCTACGGCGACTGGGGAGGAGCGCTGCAAGAGCGGCTTGTAGAGGTTCTGCTGCATGCTTTTCACGCTCGCCCCGCTGATCTCCGGCGGCTGGACGAGGCCCGGCTGCTGCGGCCCGACTGGCTGCAACGTCCCGAGATGGTGGGGTATGTCGCCTACGCCGACCGGTTTGCGGGAACCCTGCGAGGCGTGGGAGAACACCTGGACTACCTGGAGGGCCTCGGCGTGAAGTACCTGCACCTCATGCCCCTGCTCAAGCCGCGCGCAGGCGAGAACGACGGCGGCTACGCGGTGCAGGACTACCGAGCGGTGCGGCCCGACCTGGGCACGATGGATGACCTCTCGGCCCTCGCGCAGGCGCTTCGGGGCCGCGGCATCAGCCTGGTGCTTGACCTTGTGCTCAACCACGTGGCGCGCGAACACGAGTGGGCCGAGAAAGCGCGAGCGGGCGATCCCAAGTACCGCGCCTACTTTCACATCTTTCCCGACCGCCGTGGCCCGGACGCTTACGAGGCCACCCTGCCCGAGATCTTCCCCGACTTCGCGCCCGGCAACTTCTCCTGGGACGAGGAGGCGCGGGGCTGGGTCTGGACCACCTTCAACCGCTACCAGTGGGACCTGAACTGGGCCAATCCGGATGTGTTTCTGGAGTTTGTGGACCTGATCCTCTCCCTTGCCAACCGGGGCGTGGAGGTCTTTCGGCTGGATGCGGTCGCCTTTCTCTGGAAACGGCTGGGCACCGACTGCCAGAACCAGCCCGAAGTGCATCACCTGATTCGGGCCCTGCGGGCCGCCGCGCGCATCGTCGCTCCTGCGGTCGCCTTTAAGGCCGAGGCGATCGTGGCCCCCAGCGACCTGCTTCACTACCTGGGAAGGGGCGTGCACCACGGCAAGGTGAGCGATATGGCCTACCACAACAGCCTGATGGTGCAGCTTTGGAGTAGTCTCGCCAGCCGCAGGACTCGCCTCTTTGAAGAAGCCCTGCGCGCCTTTCCGCCCAAACCAACGAACACCACCTGGGGCCTGTACGTTCGCTGCCACGACGACATCGGCTGGGCGGTCAGCGACGAGGACGCGGCCCGAGCGGGCCTCAGCGGCGCGGCGCACCGCCACTTTCTCTCGGACTTCTACAGCGGGCAGTTTCCCGGCAGCTTTGCCCGCGGACTGGTGTTTCAGCACAACCCCGCGACCGGTGACCGGCGCATCAGCGGCTCGGCGGCCAGCCTGGCGGGGCTGGAAGCAGCGCTGGAAAGCGGGGATGCGGGCCGCATCGAGGACGCGGTAGGCCGCCTCCTGCTCCTGCACACAGTCATTTTCGGCTTCGGCGGGGTGCCGCTGCTGTATATGGGGGACGAACTTGCCCTCCTGAATGACTCCACCTTTCCGGAGGTTCCCGAGCACGCCCCCGACAACCGCTGGGTGCATCGCCCCCGTATGGACTGGGCGTTGGCCGAGCGCGCCCGGCAAGAGCCCTTCTCGCCCGCCGGACGGGTGAACGCGGGCCTGCGCCACCTCGTGCAGGTGCGCCGCCAGCTCCCGCACCTGCATGCCAGCATCGAGAGCCAGGTTCTGCCCAGCCCCGACGAACGGACGCTTCTGCTGCGCCGCGATCATCCCCTCGGCGCTCTGGTGCAGGTGTACAACTTCAGCGAGGAGACGGTGATGCTGCCGAGCTACGTTCTGCGGGACGTGCTGGGGGACGAAGCCCACGACCGGCTGAGCGGAAGTGTCCTGCGCCTGGACGGGCCGACCGTGCGCCTCACGGGCTACCGGGCGCTGTGGCTGACTGCCGGGAAGAGCCCGGCCTAG
- the rpmI gene encoding 50S ribosomal protein L35, which translates to MPKMKTKKSMTRRVKVTATGKVMAFKSGKRHQNTGKSGDEIRRKGKGFVLAKSEWARMKLGLLAQGK; encoded by the coding sequence ATGCCAAAGATGAAGACGAAAAAGAGCATGACCCGCCGGGTCAAGGTCACGGCGACCGGCAAGGTCATGGCGTTCAAGAGTGGCAAGCGCCACCAGAACACCGGCAAGAGCGGCGATGAGATTCGCCGCAAGGGCAAGGGTTTCGTGCTCGCCAAGAGCGAGTGGGCCCGCATGAAACTCGGGCTGCTTGCCCAGGGGAAGTGA
- the rplT gene encoding 50S ribosomal protein L20: protein MPRVKTGIVRRRRHKKVLKRAKGFWGSRSKQYRNAFQTLLNAATYEYRDRRNKKRDFRRLWIQRINAGARLHGMTYSTFIAGLKVAGVDLNRKVLADIAAREPEAFKALVDTAKGARNS from the coding sequence ATGCCGCGCGTTAAGACTGGGATTGTTCGCCGCCGCCGTCACAAAAAGGTGCTCAAGCGCGCCAAGGGCTTCTGGGGCAGCCGTTCCAAGCAGTACCGCAACGCCTTCCAGACGCTGCTGAACGCCGCCACCTACGAGTACCGCGACCGCCGCAACAAGAAGCGCGACTTCCGCCGCCTGTGGATTCAGCGCATCAACGCGGGCGCGAGGCTGCACGGCATGACCTACTCCACCTTCATCGCCGGTTTGAAGGTGGCGGGCGTTGACCTCAACCGCAAGGTGCTCGCCGATATCGCCGCGCGTGAACCCGAAGCCTTTAAGGCGCTGGTGGACACCGCCAAGGGCGCCCGCAACAGCTAA
- a CDS encoding sensor domain-containing diguanylate cyclase gives MSAAPLPDHEYARLLELARYDVLDTPPEAAFDRLTRLTARVLRVPVAAIHFVDQDRQWGKSCFGTGDTAVRREVSFCAWTILEDGVLLVPDTTRDPRFQDNPLVTGPARLRMYAGAPLVTPRGYRLGTLCVADTVPRVLSAGELATLQDLAALVVDELELRLRQRELEAQVDRQRRELAELEQLVAHARVLEAVSELLDLPLTPQEAARAAAALVGEAVQADWTGLLALQGEALTIQVAHHRPDLPPALRNLAECLPELPGGITRSLRDTRTATYLDDYPRAPGALPEAVAAGVKAAAWVPLGRDEQTTFLLVAVRAAPGEHATWQRSDRALLDAAGRSVRAALERRTVLEARDRAVRQDSLTGIGNRLAFEEALAARRQAGTPFRLAVIDLDGFKGVNDHEGHPQGDQVLRVFAAALQGAVGAGSEVYRYGGDEFILLAADLTEEEVLEQVDIAVLAARQVTTQPVGASVGMVDDRSAEDGAALLGLADERMYATKRRRRDARRALLAHG, from the coding sequence GTGTCCGCCGCGCCCCTCCCCGACCATGAATACGCGCGTCTTCTGGAGCTGGCGCGCTATGACGTCTTGGACACTCCTCCAGAGGCTGCCTTTGACCGACTGACTCGCCTCACCGCCCGTGTTCTGCGCGTGCCGGTCGCCGCGATTCATTTCGTGGACCAGGACCGCCAGTGGGGCAAGTCCTGTTTTGGCACCGGTGATACGGCGGTGCGGCGTGAGGTGTCCTTTTGTGCCTGGACCATTCTGGAAGACGGGGTGCTGCTGGTGCCGGACACCACCCGTGACCCGCGTTTTCAGGACAACCCGCTGGTGACCGGCCCAGCACGGCTGCGCATGTACGCGGGCGCGCCGCTGGTGACGCCGCGCGGCTACCGGTTGGGCACCCTCTGCGTGGCCGATACGGTGCCCCGCGTCTTGAGCGCGGGCGAGCTCGCGACCCTGCAGGATCTGGCGGCACTCGTTGTGGACGAGCTGGAACTGCGGCTGCGTCAGCGTGAGCTGGAGGCGCAGGTGGACCGGCAGCGGCGGGAGCTGGCCGAGCTGGAGCAACTGGTTGCCCATGCGCGGGTGCTTGAAGCGGTGAGCGAGCTGCTCGATCTGCCCCTGACCCCGCAGGAGGCCGCGCGGGCTGCCGCCGCCCTGGTGGGTGAAGCGGTCCAGGCCGACTGGACGGGGCTGCTTGCCCTGCAAGGGGAGGCGCTCACCATCCAGGTGGCGCATCACCGGCCCGACCTTCCTCCGGCGCTGCGGAACCTGGCGGAGTGTCTGCCGGAGCTGCCCGGAGGCATCACCCGCTCCCTGCGCGACACGAGGACCGCCACCTACCTGGACGACTACCCCCGGGCACCGGGCGCCCTCCCCGAGGCAGTGGCTGCGGGTGTCAAGGCCGCCGCGTGGGTTCCCTTGGGCCGTGACGAGCAGACGACCTTTCTGCTCGTGGCTGTGCGGGCCGCACCGGGCGAGCACGCGACGTGGCAGCGCAGTGACCGCGCCCTGTTGGACGCCGCCGGGCGAAGCGTCCGGGCGGCTCTGGAGCGCCGCACCGTCTTGGAGGCGCGTGACCGCGCCGTTCGGCAAGACTCCCTCACCGGGATCGGGAACCGTCTGGCCTTCGAGGAGGCCTTGGCGGCTCGGCGGCAAGCGGGCACGCCCTTTCGGCTGGCGGTGATTGACCTCGACGGCTTCAAGGGGGTCAATGACCATGAGGGACATCCGCAGGGTGACCAGGTGCTGCGGGTGTTTGCCGCCGCGTTGCAGGGTGCCGTGGGTGCGGGCAGCGAGGTGTACCGCTACGGGGGTGACGAATTCATCCTGCTGGCGGCGGACCTGACGGAAGAGGAGGTGCTTGAGCAGGTGGATATCGCTGTGTTGGCTGCGCGGCAGGTCACCACCCAGCCGGTTGGGGCCAGCGTCGGGATGGTCGACGACCGCTCGGCCGAAGACGGCGCGGCCCTGCTTGGTCTGGCTGACGAGCGGATGTACGCCACCAAGCGCCGCCGCCGGGACGCTCGTCGGGCGCTCCTGGCCCACGGATGA
- the ppgK gene encoding polyphosphate--glucose phosphotransferase — MSVILGIDIGGSGIKGAPVDTATGKLVAERYRIPTPEGAAPDAVRDVVAELVRHFGHPGPVGVTFPSIVQHGKTLSAANVDRGWIGLDADALFTRATGRDVTVINDADAAGLAEVRFGAGAGVPGVVLVLTFGTGIGSALIHDGVLVPNTELGHLYLKGDKHAETWASDRARERDDLNWKQWAKRVSRYLQYLEGLFSPDLFIIGGGVSKKADKWQPHIETKRTKLVPAALQNDAGIIGAAMMAERRAQA; from the coding sequence ATGAGCGTGATCCTGGGGATCGACATCGGTGGGAGCGGCATCAAGGGGGCGCCCGTGGACACGGCGACCGGGAAGCTGGTGGCGGAGCGTTACCGCATTCCCACCCCCGAGGGCGCGGCACCGGACGCCGTTCGGGACGTGGTGGCCGAGCTCGTTCGGCATTTCGGGCACCCGGGACCGGTCGGGGTGACCTTTCCCAGCATCGTGCAGCACGGCAAGACCCTGAGTGCGGCGAACGTGGATCGGGGCTGGATCGGTCTGGACGCCGACGCCCTCTTCACGCGGGCGACCGGGCGTGACGTGACCGTGATCAACGACGCGGACGCTGCAGGACTGGCCGAGGTGAGGTTTGGGGCTGGAGCGGGTGTGCCCGGCGTGGTGCTGGTGCTCACCTTTGGTACGGGCATCGGCAGCGCCCTGATTCATGATGGAGTGCTGGTGCCCAACACGGAGCTTGGGCACCTGTACCTCAAGGGGGATAAACACGCCGAGACCTGGGCTTCTGACCGCGCTCGCGAGCGCGACGACCTGAACTGGAAGCAGTGGGCCAAGCGGGTCAGCCGGTACCTCCAGTACCTCGAAGGCCTCTTCAGCCCTGACCTCTTTATCATCGGTGGGGGCGTGAGCAAAAAGGCCGACAAGTGGCAGCCCCATATCGAGACAAAGCGCACCAAACTGGTCCCCGCTGCCCTCCAAAACGACGCTGGGATCATCGGCGCGGCGATGATGGCCGAGCGGCGCGCCCAGGCCTAA
- a CDS encoding sporulation protein: MGFLKRMMAAVGVGGARVETQVHHRAVRIGEELTGVVVLQGGSVEQRVERVNMGLATRYRAEDQDVTHTLWTRPVLGSIDLRPGERRELPFRFTVPQGTPLTLPGTAVWLVTDADIAGAFDPGDHDQLQILPSREMEVVLEAAGRLGFRLAGSEVEYHHGRVVQELSFRPPYGASGIQELELMLFPAAGGGLDVRLEVDRRARGLASLFVEEFEQQSFWHVPGALLAQGPEAVARELARRVQARH; this comes from the coding sequence ATGGGATTTCTGAAGAGGATGATGGCGGCCGTCGGGGTGGGTGGCGCACGGGTGGAGACGCAGGTTCATCACCGAGCGGTGCGGATCGGCGAGGAGCTGACCGGCGTGGTGGTGCTTCAGGGGGGCAGTGTCGAGCAGCGCGTCGAGCGCGTCAACATGGGGCTGGCCACCCGCTACCGAGCGGAGGACCAGGACGTGACCCATACGCTGTGGACGCGCCCCGTCCTGGGAAGCATCGACCTGCGTCCCGGCGAGCGGCGTGAGCTGCCCTTCCGTTTCACCGTCCCGCAGGGCACGCCCCTCACGCTGCCGGGCACCGCAGTGTGGCTGGTGACCGATGCCGACATCGCCGGAGCCTTTGATCCGGGCGACCACGATCAGCTTCAGATTCTCCCCAGTCGCGAGATGGAGGTGGTGCTGGAGGCGGCAGGTCGCCTTGGCTTCCGCCTGGCGGGCAGCGAGGTGGAGTACCACCATGGGCGGGTTGTGCAGGAGCTCAGCTTCCGGCCGCCCTATGGGGCTTCCGGCATTCAGGAACTCGAACTGATGCTGTTTCCCGCAGCGGGCGGTGGGTTGGACGTGCGGCTGGAGGTGGACCGCCGCGCGCGTGGCCTCGCCAGCCTCTTTGTCGAGGAGTTCGAGCAGCAGAGCTTCTGGCACGTTCCGGGCGCGCTGCTCGCGCAGGGACCGGAGGCGGTGGCGCGCGAGCTCGCGAGACGGGTACAGGCCCGGCACTGA
- a CDS encoding amidohydrolase family protein — protein sequence MTVQPADPHLPELLTCDVLFTGIGGGHAPGGVVVANGTIAAAGDPTSLRVRYPQARERRAGAVIAPPPVNAHTHLDMSAYAFQALPYFRWLPEVVVAQREKRGVAGAQAGADTLARLGVGAVGDIVYMHAPEVMDALLAREDLRGVLYYEVLGPFPERADEIFRQVRGRLDAWRRQERPGGPRVGLSPHTPYTVSSRLLRLVTEYAAGEGLPLQIHVAEHPAEGELFRTGRGPLWEGRIPALFPPAFAEVIGRPPEPELTPVRYLDELGVLAARPTLVHLANVTPEDIARVARAGCTVVTCPRSNAHLACGTFPWAQVAAAGVEIALGTDSVASGGSLDVREEVAFARTLYPDLDPRLLVRAAVKGGHRVTGTRGPLLQRGEAWHTHYVW from the coding sequence ATGACGGTTCAGCCTGCTGACCCCCACCTGCCCGAACTCCTGACCTGCGACGTGCTCTTTACCGGCATTGGGGGAGGCCACGCACCCGGTGGGGTGGTGGTGGCGAACGGGACCATCGCGGCGGCGGGCGACCCCACCTCCCTGCGCGTCCGTTACCCTCAGGCGCGGGAACGGCGGGCCGGAGCCGTGATCGCTCCGCCGCCCGTCAATGCCCATACGCACCTCGACATGAGTGCCTATGCCTTCCAAGCGCTGCCCTATTTCCGCTGGCTGCCCGAAGTGGTGGTCGCCCAGCGCGAGAAGCGGGGCGTGGCGGGGGCGCAGGCCGGGGCCGATACCCTCGCGCGCCTGGGCGTAGGAGCCGTGGGCGACATCGTGTACATGCACGCCCCGGAGGTGATGGACGCGCTCCTTGCCCGCGAGGACCTGCGCGGGGTGCTGTACTACGAGGTGCTGGGGCCCTTTCCGGAGCGTGCCGACGAGATTTTTCGGCAGGTGCGCGGGCGCCTGGACGCTTGGCGCCGGCAGGAGCGGCCCGGCGGTCCCCGGGTCGGCCTCAGCCCCCACACGCCCTACACCGTCAGTTCCCGGCTGCTGCGCCTGGTGACCGAGTACGCTGCGGGCGAGGGTCTGCCCCTCCAGATTCACGTCGCGGAGCATCCTGCCGAGGGAGAACTGTTCCGTACGGGCCGTGGGCCGCTGTGGGAGGGCCGAATCCCGGCGCTCTTTCCACCCGCCTTTGCGGAGGTGATCGGGCGCCCGCCGGAGCCGGAGCTCACGCCTGTTCGTTATCTCGACGAGCTGGGGGTGCTCGCGGCTCGGCCAACCCTGGTGCATCTGGCCAATGTCACGCCGGAGGATATCGCCCGGGTAGCGCGGGCCGGCTGTACGGTCGTCACCTGTCCTCGCAGCAACGCGCACCTGGCGTGCGGAACCTTTCCCTGGGCGCAGGTTGCGGCAGCCGGTGTAGAGATTGCTCTGGGCACGGATTCGGTGGCCAGTGGCGGCAGCCTCGACGTGCGCGAGGAGGTTGCTTTCGCCCGCACGCTGTACCCCGACCTTGACCCCCGCCTGCTGGTGCGTGCGGCGGTCAAGGGCGGACATCGCGTCACCGGGACGCGAGGACCGCTTCTGCAACGCGGTGAAGCCTGGCATACCCACTACGTCTGGTGA
- the rpmE gene encoding 50S ribosomal protein L31, producing MKKDIHPKAVPTKIIYQGKVVMETLSTRPEIHVDVWSGAHPFWTGEERFVDTEGRVDKFNKRFGDSYRNKKK from the coding sequence ATGAAAAAAGACATCCACCCGAAAGCCGTGCCCACCAAGATCATCTACCAGGGCAAGGTCGTTATGGAAACCCTGAGCACCCGTCCTGAGATTCACGTGGACGTGTGGAGCGGCGCGCACCCCTTCTGGACCGGCGAGGAGCGTTTCGTGGACACCGAGGGCCGCGTCGACAAGTTCAACAAGCGCTTCGGTGACAGCTACCGCAACAAGAAGAAGTAA
- a CDS encoding thymidine kinase: MLKSPYHGGHLEVIVGPMFSGKSEELIRRLTRAVIARQRVAVFKPALDDRYHATQVASHAGRSIEAVAVRDAADIRAYLAGEGPLLRASEHTLPEVVGIDEAQFFGPDLGPLVLDLAEAGVRVILAGLDLDFRAEPFGCMPDLLARAESVEKLTAICTVCGAPATRSQRLIGGQPARWNDPVVLVGAQETYEARCRVHHEVRCPEAAVAESSF, encoded by the coding sequence GTGCTGAAGTCTCCCTACCACGGCGGTCACCTCGAAGTCATCGTCGGGCCGATGTTCAGCGGCAAGAGCGAGGAGCTGATTCGCCGCCTCACGCGGGCCGTGATCGCCCGGCAGCGGGTCGCGGTGTTTAAGCCTGCGCTGGATGACCGCTACCACGCCACCCAGGTGGCCAGCCATGCGGGGCGCAGCATCGAGGCGGTGGCGGTGCGGGACGCCGCCGACATCCGCGCATACCTTGCGGGCGAGGGACCGCTTCTTCGGGCGTCCGAACACACCTTGCCGGAGGTGGTCGGCATCGATGAGGCGCAGTTTTTCGGACCGGACCTCGGGCCGCTGGTCCTCGATCTGGCGGAAGCGGGGGTGCGGGTGATCCTGGCGGGTCTGGACCTTGATTTCCGTGCCGAGCCCTTTGGCTGCATGCCGGACCTGCTGGCCCGCGCCGAGAGCGTCGAGAAGCTCACGGCGATCTGCACCGTTTGCGGCGCTCCTGCGACCCGCTCGCAACGCTTGATCGGCGGCCAACCTGCCCGCTGGAACGACCCAGTGGTGCTGGTCGGCGCTCAGGAGACCTACGAGGCTCGCTGCCGCGTTCATCACGAGGTGCGTTGCCCGGAAGCCGCCGTGGCCGAATCCAGCTTCTAA
- a CDS encoding diguanylate cyclase encodes MKSPMRSGLPQFPDSLSWVMPQRRMFSLLVCLGVVACGAALLVQAPTFDPLDRVALPTLVLTLLGLQLAVTRRWLTIQQAAVLAYATTTLYFLLALDHQFRVFAPETHMLSESTYWFPVLYAGAFLLYPPTQAAWLAGGTYLVTLGLCLAHLLAGPGAGDMRLTAATVQFLLVSAVMIAVQATFGVQRLHLLAAREAAYRDALTGLANRRAAEERLASLAATGEKFTLVLFDLDHFKAINDVHGHAAGDRVLCGVGRVAQQLLPPSGMAARWGGEEFLLILPPLPEWRVQTLLNTLRTQMLAQRYGAIEGIMASFGVATALDGEHPDAVLARADAAMYAVKRRGRNAVLLAEEHAPSPQPAEPRRLSGARAGD; translated from the coding sequence GTGAAGAGTCCGATGCGCTCCGGTTTGCCGCAGTTTCCCGATTCCCTGTCCTGGGTGATGCCGCAACGGCGGATGTTCAGCCTGCTGGTCTGCCTGGGCGTAGTGGCCTGTGGGGCGGCGCTGCTGGTGCAGGCACCGACCTTCGATCCGCTGGACCGGGTGGCGCTCCCGACGCTGGTGCTGACGCTGCTGGGTCTGCAACTGGCCGTGACGCGGCGATGGTTGACGATTCAGCAGGCGGCGGTGCTGGCCTACGCGACGACGACCCTGTACTTCCTGTTGGCGCTCGACCATCAGTTCCGGGTGTTCGCGCCCGAAACCCACATGCTCAGCGAGAGCACCTACTGGTTCCCGGTGCTGTATGCCGGGGCATTTCTGCTGTATCCGCCCACGCAGGCCGCCTGGCTGGCGGGCGGCACGTACCTGGTGACGCTGGGGCTGTGTTTGGCCCACCTCCTGGCTGGACCCGGCGCCGGGGACATGCGGTTGACAGCGGCTACCGTGCAGTTCCTGCTGGTCAGCGCTGTCATGATTGCGGTGCAGGCCACCTTTGGGGTGCAGCGCCTGCACCTGCTGGCCGCGCGTGAGGCGGCCTACCGTGACGCTCTGACCGGGCTTGCCAATCGCCGAGCAGCAGAAGAACGGCTGGCGTCGCTCGCCGCGACTGGGGAGAAGTTCACGCTGGTGCTGTTTGACCTCGATCACTTCAAGGCCATCAACGACGTGCATGGCCACGCGGCGGGGGACCGCGTGCTGTGCGGGGTGGGCCGAGTGGCGCAGCAGCTTCTGCCGCCCAGCGGAATGGCGGCCCGCTGGGGCGGGGAAGAGTTTCTGCTGATTCTGCCGCCGCTTCCAGAGTGGCGGGTGCAGACCCTTCTGAACACCCTGCGTACCCAGATGCTGGCCCAGCGGTACGGGGCCATCGAGGGGATCATGGCCTCTTTCGGCGTGGCGACGGCCCTGGACGGTGAGCATCCCGACGCCGTGCTGGCCCGTGCGGACGCAGCGATGTACGCCGTCAAACGCCGGGGCCGCAACGCCGTGCTGCTCGCTGAGGAGCACGCGCCCTCCCCACAACCCGCCGAGCCCCGTCGCCTGAGTGGTGCCCGAGCCGGGGACTAG
- a CDS encoding LacI family DNA-binding transcriptional regulator produces the protein MRKPTIQDVARRAGVGVGTVSRVLNNHAAVKDVTREAVLKAIAELDYTPNPHARRIAGGKSYTISVLLPVVTTEFYVRLLDGLETAFQEARYDVAIFPLLDRSRLERYLGSHTLAYQADGLVMVTYNLTGLLSERRVRSQQPTVLVDAHAQNVDCAFMDNVLGGRLAGEYAARLPGELYAIWVETELDQLFTTRVFKERRAGFHEALQAAGREVQGEFTASFDALAARNVAATLLDGARFPCTVFASADLLAAALLDEVRVRGLTAGQDVRVIGFDDQPWAAARGLTTLHQPVEQMGYEAAQLLLTRLGGYRGPPRVRRFEPRLVVRDTA, from the coding sequence ATGCGGAAACCCACGATTCAGGATGTCGCCCGGCGGGCCGGAGTGGGCGTCGGCACCGTGTCCCGGGTGCTGAATAACCACGCGGCGGTCAAGGACGTGACGCGCGAGGCGGTACTCAAGGCCATCGCGGAGCTCGACTATACGCCTAACCCACACGCGCGGCGCATCGCCGGCGGAAAAAGCTACACCATCAGCGTGTTGCTGCCGGTGGTCACCACGGAGTTCTACGTGCGGCTCCTCGACGGCCTAGAAACGGCCTTTCAGGAGGCGCGCTACGACGTCGCTATTTTCCCACTGCTGGACCGCTCGCGGCTGGAGCGCTACCTGGGGTCGCATACGCTCGCCTATCAGGCCGACGGCCTGGTGATGGTCACCTACAACCTCACCGGCCTGCTGAGCGAACGCCGGGTGCGCAGTCAGCAACCAACCGTCCTGGTGGATGCCCACGCGCAGAACGTGGACTGCGCCTTTATGGACAATGTGCTCGGCGGGCGGCTTGCCGGTGAGTACGCCGCCAGGCTGCCCGGCGAGCTGTATGCGATCTGGGTGGAAACCGAACTCGACCAGCTCTTCACGACCCGCGTCTTCAAGGAGCGCCGAGCGGGCTTTCACGAGGCGCTCCAGGCCGCTGGACGCGAGGTGCAGGGCGAATTTACGGCGAGTTTTGATGCCCTCGCGGCCCGCAACGTGGCGGCTACCCTGCTCGACGGTGCTCGGTTTCCCTGTACGGTCTTCGCCTCGGCTGACCTCCTGGCCGCCGCCCTGCTGGACGAGGTGCGCGTGCGGGGGCTTACCGCCGGACAGGACGTGCGCGTCATCGGCTTCGATGACCAGCCCTGGGCGGCGGCGCGCGGCCTGACCACCCTGCACCAGCCGGTTGAGCAGATGGGGTACGAAGCCGCGCAACTTCTCCTGACCCGCCTGGGCGGCTACCGGGGGCCACCCCGCGTCCGCCGCTTTGAGCCGCGCCTGGTTGTGCGCGACACCGCCTAG
- a CDS encoding copper chaperone PCu(A)C, with product MSTPTPLFAALALAAVLLPAAALNAARSQPAQSRPAPLPLTVQGATVVAVPPVASETSALMTLRNSGKAPVVLTGASAAVAGHVMLMTTRKDAQGRLGMQAVRTLTVPAGGTLNLTQGGDHLMLMDLKRPLKVGETLRLKLTAKDGRTLNVNAVVRLPGLNHEH from the coding sequence ATGTCGACACCCACTCCCCTGTTTGCTGCTCTCGCGCTTGCTGCCGTCCTTCTTCCCGCCGCTGCCCTGAACGCCGCGCGCAGCCAGCCCGCTCAGTCCCGCCCCGCGCCGCTGCCCCTCACGGTACAGGGGGCGACGGTCGTGGCTGTCCCGCCCGTCGCCAGCGAGACGAGCGCTCTGATGACCCTGCGGAACAGCGGAAAGGCGCCGGTGGTCCTTACGGGCGCGTCTGCGGCGGTCGCCGGTCACGTCATGCTGATGACCACCCGCAAGGACGCGCAGGGCCGCCTGGGCATGCAGGCCGTGCGGACCCTGACCGTGCCTGCCGGAGGCACCCTGAACCTCACCCAGGGCGGTGACCACCTCATGCTGATGGACCTGAAGCGGCCGCTGAAGGTGGGGGAGACGCTGCGCCTCAAGCTCACGGCCAAGGATGGCCGAACGCTGAATGTGAACGCGGTGGTTCGCCTGCCGGGCCTGAACCACGAACACTGA